One Corynebacterium efficiens YS-314 DNA segment encodes these proteins:
- the nth gene encoding endonuclease III, giving the protein MAAEFGSITPLTRPRVGSHIANKGGETDIGRKRRARRINRTLAVAYPDAHCELDFTNPLELTVATILSAQCTDVRVNQVTPALFRRYPTAWDYANADRAELEELIRPTGFYRNKATSLIGLGRALVSLHDGEVPHTLEELVKLPGIGRKTANVVLGDAFGVPGITVDTHFGRLARRLKLTEETDPVRVEHEIGALIEKKEWTLFSHRLIFHGRRICHSRRAACGACMLAADCPSFGLEGPADPMEAQKLIKSDDREHLLKMAGM; this is encoded by the coding sequence ATGGCTGCAGAATTCGGATCCATCACCCCACTCACACGCCCCCGCGTGGGTTCACACATCGCCAACAAGGGTGGTGAGACGGATATCGGGCGGAAACGTCGGGCCCGCCGCATCAACCGGACCCTGGCGGTGGCCTACCCGGATGCCCACTGCGAACTGGATTTCACAAACCCTCTCGAGCTCACCGTGGCCACCATCCTGTCGGCACAATGCACCGATGTGCGCGTCAACCAGGTCACACCGGCTTTGTTCCGGCGTTATCCCACGGCCTGGGATTATGCCAACGCCGATCGCGCCGAGCTCGAGGAGCTCATCCGCCCGACCGGGTTCTACCGCAACAAGGCGACCTCGCTCATCGGTCTGGGGCGCGCCCTTGTGTCGCTTCACGACGGGGAGGTTCCCCACACCCTGGAGGAACTGGTGAAGCTGCCGGGAATCGGCAGGAAAACCGCCAATGTGGTGCTCGGTGATGCCTTCGGGGTCCCCGGGATCACCGTGGACACCCATTTCGGGCGGCTGGCCCGGAGACTTAAACTGACGGAGGAGACCGACCCGGTCCGGGTGGAGCATGAGATCGGTGCACTCATCGAGAAGAAGGAGTGGACGCTGTTCTCACACCGGTTGATCTTCCACGGACGTAGGATATGCCATAGCAGGCGCGCTGCCTGCGGGGCCTGCATGCTGGCCGCGGATTGTCCCTCCTTCGGTCTGGAGGGCCCGGCCGACCCCATGGAGGCACAGAAGTTGATCAAGAGTGATGACAGGGAGCACCTGCTGAAGATGGCAGGGATGTAA
- a CDS encoding TlpA family protein disulfide reductase, whose translation MTTSAKWSLVGVVVVLAVLVAVIPQLLSGSTTGDGDATGAAGDGAGEASTSIVADRPDCQDDGAAGVQLPCLGGEQGQGNDLPTVVNVWAWWCEPCRDELPVFDEFAASHPELNVVGVHADTNAANGAAMLGDLGVGLPSYQDDSNLFAGTLGLPAVVPITVVVDPDGELVGTFPRTFDSVQDLEAAVAGVL comes from the coding sequence ATGACAACGAGCGCTAAATGGTCCCTCGTGGGCGTGGTGGTGGTTCTCGCGGTGCTGGTTGCCGTGATCCCGCAGCTGCTGTCCGGTTCCACCACTGGGGACGGTGACGCGACCGGCGCGGCCGGGGACGGGGCAGGGGAGGCGTCGACAAGCATCGTGGCAGATCGCCCCGACTGCCAGGACGACGGTGCGGCGGGCGTGCAGCTGCCGTGCCTGGGCGGGGAGCAGGGGCAGGGCAATGACCTGCCCACCGTGGTCAATGTGTGGGCATGGTGGTGCGAACCCTGCAGGGATGAACTGCCCGTCTTCGACGAGTTCGCCGCCAGCCACCCCGAACTGAACGTGGTCGGTGTCCACGCCGACACCAACGCCGCCAACGGCGCTGCCATGCTCGGTGATCTCGGTGTCGGGCTGCCCAGCTACCAGGATGATTCCAACCTCTTCGCCGGCACCCTCGGCCTGCCCGCCGTGGTCCCCATCACGGTGGTGGTGGACCCCGATGGTGAGCTGGTGGGCACCTTCCCCCGCACCTTTGACAGCGTGCAGGACCTCGAAGCGGCCGTGGCGGGGGTGTTGTGA
- a CDS encoding NUDIX hydrolase, which produces MPRHLTPNHLYPDLPHDFPGENTELAPAKAPVWMRRLMDRIEAGHLRNPLAGTEVTGTTHAEKQAAVLMLFSGSETSFDLPNDASVLLTHRSPTMRSHSGQIAFPGGRIDPEDTNAVDCAFREAWEETGLDRRTATPLAQLEEVHIRATGYPVYPILGHWHSPSPVAVVSPDEADEVFDAPVYELIDPANRLMVGWRRWKGPAFRINGYVIWGFTGGLLSAIIDQAGWATDWDTDRIYDLEDTLATSRNNEPLR; this is translated from the coding sequence ATGCCCCGGCATCTGACCCCCAACCACCTCTACCCGGACCTGCCCCATGATTTCCCCGGTGAGAACACCGAACTGGCACCCGCCAAGGCCCCGGTGTGGATGCGGCGCCTGATGGACCGCATCGAGGCCGGTCACCTGCGCAATCCGCTGGCCGGCACCGAGGTCACCGGCACCACCCACGCCGAGAAACAGGCAGCGGTGCTCATGCTGTTCTCCGGGTCGGAAACCTCCTTCGACCTGCCCAATGATGCCTCCGTGCTGCTCACCCACCGTTCGCCGACCATGCGGTCGCACTCCGGTCAGATCGCCTTCCCCGGTGGGCGGATCGACCCCGAGGACACCAACGCCGTCGACTGCGCCTTCCGGGAGGCCTGGGAGGAGACCGGTCTGGACCGGCGCACCGCGACCCCGCTCGCGCAGCTGGAGGAGGTCCACATCCGGGCCACCGGTTACCCGGTCTATCCCATCCTCGGGCACTGGCACAGCCCCTCACCGGTGGCCGTGGTCAGCCCTGATGAGGCCGATGAGGTGTTCGACGCACCCGTCTACGAGCTCATCGACCCCGCCAACCGCCTCATGGTCGGCTGGCGACGGTGGAAGGGCCCCGCGTTTCGCATCAATGGGTATGTGATCTGGGGTTTCACCGGGGGTCTGCTCTCCGCCATCATCGACCAGGCCGGTTGGGCGACGGACTGGGACACCGACCGCATCTATGACCTGGAGGACACCCTGGCCACCTCCCGTAACAATGAGCCGCTGAGGTAG
- a CDS encoding MarP family serine protease translates to MLASIPVVDIIIGIILVFALWSGWRQGAFISLLATIGVVAGLVIGAAVAPLAMGLTDSPALRFLLAIGTVVLLVGLGNLIGAHLGHAIRDGIRFRSSRFLDSLVGSIFQVLATLIVAWLVAIPLATGMPGTVASGIRESRILAFVDDNTPRGLETLPARIAAMLTDTGLPPLVSPFDNQPVREVEAPNINVSDVALVEQMRPSVVHVMGDAGECSRRLMGSGFVAAPDYVITNAHVVAGTDAVNLDTVVGIRAAEVVFYDPDADIAVLHSPDLGLEALPLSDDPLNSGADAIVMGFPHSGPFDASPARVRERILITGANIYASGQHEREVYSVRGNIRSGNSGGPMVDTEGNVVGVVFGAAIDGSDTGFVLTTAEVERRIGDLQSLTTPVDTLQCAVS, encoded by the coding sequence TTGTTAGCTTCGATCCCTGTCGTCGATATCATCATCGGCATCATCCTGGTGTTCGCGCTGTGGAGTGGGTGGAGACAGGGCGCCTTCATCTCCCTGCTGGCCACCATCGGCGTGGTGGCCGGCCTGGTCATCGGTGCGGCTGTCGCACCCCTGGCCATGGGTCTGACCGATTCCCCGGCCCTGCGGTTCCTGCTGGCGATCGGCACCGTGGTGCTGCTGGTGGGGCTGGGCAATCTCATCGGTGCCCACCTGGGGCACGCGATCCGGGATGGGATCCGGTTCCGCAGCTCGCGGTTTCTTGATTCCCTCGTCGGTTCCATCTTCCAGGTGCTGGCCACACTGATCGTGGCGTGGCTGGTGGCCATCCCCCTGGCCACCGGCATGCCCGGCACCGTGGCGTCCGGGATCCGGGAATCACGCATCCTCGCCTTCGTTGATGACAACACCCCCCGCGGGCTGGAGACCCTCCCCGCCCGGATCGCCGCGATGCTCACCGACACCGGTCTGCCACCGCTGGTCTCCCCATTCGATAATCAACCGGTCCGGGAGGTCGAGGCCCCCAACATCAATGTCTCGGATGTGGCCCTGGTCGAGCAGATGAGGCCCTCCGTGGTGCATGTCATGGGTGACGCCGGGGAATGCAGCCGACGTCTCATGGGTTCCGGATTCGTCGCCGCCCCCGACTATGTGATCACCAACGCCCACGTGGTGGCCGGAACGGACGCGGTCAACCTCGACACCGTGGTGGGCATCCGCGCCGCTGAGGTGGTCTTCTACGACCCGGACGCTGATATCGCGGTGCTCCACAGCCCCGACCTGGGGCTGGAGGCCCTGCCACTGTCCGATGATCCCCTCAACTCCGGGGCGGATGCCATCGTCATGGGCTTCCCCCACTCCGGGCCTTTCGATGCCTCCCCGGCCCGTGTCCGCGAACGCATCCTCATCACCGGTGCCAATATCTACGCCTCCGGCCAGCACGAGCGCGAGGTCTACTCGGTGCGTGGCAACATCCGCTCCGGTAACTCCGGCGGCCCCATGGTTGACACGGAGGGCAATGTTGTCGGTGTTGTCTTCGGTGCGGCCATCGACGGGTCCGACACCGGTTTCGTCCTCACCACTGCCGAGGTGGAGCGACGCATCGGGGACCTCCAGAGCCTGACCACCCCGGTGGACACGCTGCAGTGCGCCGTGTCCTGA
- a CDS encoding alpha/beta fold hydrolase has protein sequence MVIKRFTEPWKLWWTALRRRRSVNRAVASIERSPTVVAVEGPYRHDHVYVRGVRLHVAVAGSPADPLVLLLHGAFGGWFDYKDVIASLAARGFHVAAVDLRGYGLSDKPPSGYDIRRSAGDINGVIGALGHDDAILVGTDTGGSLAWAVSTLYPDRAAGVISLGAVHPADLRRALRRKPHLFGSLLARIALFSLPIPVLRSIRFVVPRASRREVTRGTTASYQRSNAYTGAIRLRQKALAIDHTFTPIVRTNRLMTASLPGRSDHQIARCPVWLLTPRDNRTEYLASLARSRTSGPFRLVSIPGITALSFLEDPLAFTEMIASFLHDS, from the coding sequence ATGGTGATCAAGAGATTCACAGAACCCTGGAAGCTGTGGTGGACCGCCCTGAGGCGGAGGCGCTCGGTCAACCGTGCTGTGGCCTCGATTGAGCGTTCCCCCACGGTGGTGGCCGTGGAGGGACCCTACCGTCATGATCATGTCTACGTCCGGGGTGTGCGTCTGCATGTCGCCGTCGCCGGTTCCCCCGCCGATCCCCTGGTTCTGCTCCTCCACGGGGCGTTCGGCGGGTGGTTCGACTACAAGGATGTCATCGCTTCCCTGGCGGCGCGGGGTTTCCATGTCGCCGCGGTGGATCTGCGTGGTTATGGGCTCTCCGACAAGCCCCCCAGTGGTTATGACATCCGTCGTTCCGCCGGGGATATCAACGGTGTCATCGGCGCCCTCGGCCATGATGATGCCATCTTGGTCGGCACCGACACCGGCGGCAGCCTCGCCTGGGCGGTGTCCACCCTCTACCCCGACCGGGCCGCCGGGGTGATCTCACTCGGTGCGGTCCACCCGGCGGACCTGCGCCGTGCTTTACGACGCAAACCCCACCTGTTCGGCTCCCTGCTCGCCAGGATCGCCCTGTTCAGCCTCCCGATCCCGGTGCTGCGCAGCATCCGCTTCGTGGTGCCCCGTGCGTCCCGCCGGGAGGTGACGCGCGGCACCACCGCGTCCTATCAGCGCAGTAATGCCTACACCGGTGCGATCAGGCTCCGTCAGAAGGCCTTGGCGATCGACCACACCTTCACCCCCATCGTGCGCACCAACCGGCTCATGACCGCCTCCCTGCCCGGCAGATCCGATCACCAGATCGCCCGCTGCCCGGTCTGGCTGCTCACCCCACGTGACAACCGCACCGAATACCTGGCCTCCCTGGCACGTTCGCGCACCTCCGGCCCCTTCCGGTTGGTGTCCATCCCGGGGATCACCGCCCTGTCCTTCCTGGAGGACCCCCTGGCCTTCACCGAGATGATCGCCAGTTTCCTCCACGACTCCTGA
- a CDS encoding phage holin family protein, whose translation MSNNDGLFTDGTETFSPKVNAIPLSDVDTSISGEASIGTLISNATSQMSSLFRAEVELAKAELAGEAKKAAIGGGAFGAAGVIALYSSFFFFFFLAETLKIWLDSWLSYLIVFLFMLLIAAVLALFGWKKVKKMGAPKKTIDSVNELKNLVPGQATSNLERSDKRGLYTSNFHAPGSTAASSTTIPSGHGSTAVRK comes from the coding sequence GTGAGCAACAATGACGGCCTTTTCACCGACGGCACGGAGACCTTCTCACCGAAGGTCAACGCGATCCCGCTCAGCGACGTCGATACCAGCATCAGCGGTGAAGCCTCCATCGGCACGCTGATCTCCAACGCCACCTCCCAGATGTCCAGCCTCTTCCGCGCCGAGGTCGAACTGGCGAAGGCGGAACTGGCCGGCGAGGCGAAGAAGGCCGCGATCGGCGGCGGTGCCTTCGGCGCAGCGGGTGTCATCGCGCTCTACAGTTCCTTCTTCTTTTTCTTCTTCCTCGCCGAAACCCTCAAAATCTGGCTCGACAGCTGGCTGTCCTACCTGATCGTCTTCCTCTTCATGCTGCTCATTGCCGCTGTGCTGGCACTGTTCGGCTGGAAGAAGGTCAAGAAGATGGGTGCGCCGAAGAAGACCATTGATTCGGTCAACGAGCTGAAGAACCTGGTTCCTGGGCAGGCCACCTCCAACCTCGAGCGCTCCGACAAGCGTGGTCTCTACACCTCGAACTTCCACGCCCCCGGATCCACGGCAGCCAGCAGCACCACGATCCCCTCGGGTCACGGTTCCACAGCCGTCAGGAAGTAA
- a CDS encoding IS1182-like element ISCef1 family transposase has translation MSGGSDDGLFPEETLQRVPAPDPVEAPVDKRFAPFNPHAVMLLPPSLDEWLPDNHLARFIADLVDTELDLTGFYDSYTRSKGRPPYDPRMMLRVMLYGYCTGVRSSRKLETACIDSVAFRWLAAGAGPDFRAFSRFRARHLQALAGVFVQALALCREAGMVKLGTVALDGTKVQANASRRKAMSYQRLVPAEEKLAEQVEQMLNDAATTDEVEDQRYGVDARGDELPEELVSRSARLATLRRARQQLEQDAADKARQVAETKARDRGDDDDTVADKGQAAADTAVVKPSAQRNFTDPDARIMKLSSGGFDYCYNAQTVVDAEHQVIVATELSNTATDVGATVPMVLATAEQLGVWPARWLMDAGYCSKKNLTEVAGLEDTHDTEFFIATGRVKHGEKIPDAPRGRIPNDATLRERMGRRLRTKRGKAVYGKRKSVIEPVFGQIATRQGKHVVLRGLAAARAEWDLVAGCHNLLKLFSFRQTA, from the coding sequence ATGAGTGGTGGATCCGATGATGGCTTGTTCCCCGAAGAGACTCTCCAGCGGGTCCCGGCCCCGGACCCGGTGGAAGCGCCGGTGGATAAACGCTTCGCCCCGTTCAACCCCCACGCGGTGATGCTGCTGCCGCCGTCGCTGGATGAGTGGCTGCCTGATAACCACCTCGCCCGGTTCATCGCCGACCTCGTCGACACGGAACTGGATCTGACCGGGTTCTATGATTCCTACACCCGGTCCAAGGGGCGCCCACCCTATGATCCCCGGATGATGCTGCGGGTCATGCTCTACGGCTACTGCACCGGGGTACGGTCCTCCCGGAAACTGGAAACAGCGTGTATCGACAGCGTGGCGTTTCGCTGGCTCGCCGCTGGCGCAGGCCCGGATTTCCGGGCGTTTAGCCGGTTTCGGGCCCGCCACCTTCAGGCGTTGGCCGGGGTGTTTGTCCAGGCGTTGGCCCTGTGCCGGGAAGCGGGCATGGTGAAACTGGGCACGGTTGCGTTGGACGGGACGAAGGTGCAGGCGAATGCCTCCCGTCGTAAGGCCATGAGTTACCAGCGCCTGGTCCCGGCCGAGGAGAAGCTGGCTGAGCAGGTCGAGCAGATGCTTAACGATGCGGCGACCACGGATGAGGTCGAGGATCAGCGTTACGGGGTCGATGCCCGCGGTGATGAGTTGCCTGAGGAGTTGGTCAGCCGGTCCGCCCGGTTGGCAACGCTGCGTCGGGCGCGCCAGCAGTTGGAACAGGACGCCGCGGACAAAGCACGGCAGGTGGCGGAAACCAAGGCACGGGACCGGGGTGATGATGACGACACGGTCGCGGACAAGGGGCAGGCCGCGGCGGATACGGCAGTGGTGAAACCCTCGGCGCAGCGTAATTTCACGGATCCGGATGCCCGGATCATGAAGCTGAGTTCCGGTGGGTTTGATTACTGCTATAACGCGCAGACGGTGGTGGATGCTGAGCATCAGGTGATCGTGGCCACCGAGTTGAGTAACACCGCCACCGATGTCGGTGCGACGGTGCCGATGGTGCTGGCCACGGCTGAGCAATTGGGGGTCTGGCCGGCCCGGTGGTTGATGGATGCCGGGTACTGCTCGAAGAAGAACCTCACCGAAGTCGCTGGCCTGGAGGACACGCACGACACGGAGTTTTTCATCGCGACCGGGCGGGTCAAACACGGAGAGAAGATCCCGGATGCCCCACGCGGCAGGATCCCTAACGATGCCACCTTACGGGAGCGGATGGGACGTAGGCTGCGCACGAAGCGGGGCAAGGCGGTGTACGGGAAACGTAAGTCAGTGATCGAGCCGGTGTTCGGTCAGATCGCCACGCGGCAGGGCAAGCACGTGGTGCTGCGGGGGTTGGCGGCGGCTCGGGCGGAGTGGGATCTGGTGGCGGGGTGTCATAACCTGTTGAAGCTGTTTTCCTTCCGACAGACGGCCTGA
- a CDS encoding HAD family hydrolase, producing MAQGDSTRAAPRRVAAFFDLDKTIIAMSSTYAYGREFMQNGLISPVTALQLSLAQATYMFAGHTSEQMDNTRDQLTAMVRGWDVQQVRTIAEETMQTVVTPTIYAEARELIDYHRERGHDVIIISASVKELVEPIARELGVNQTVSTTLETIDGRYTGEVLFYCKGAAKQQAVLNLADQHGYDLESSYAYSDAATDIPMLDIVGHPVAVNPDRALKKAALERGWDILSFKNPEPLFQMPSTREMGIGTGVVAGIAAVTAGGIWWARRARRGSA from the coding sequence GTGGCCCAGGGGGATTCCACCAGGGCGGCACCACGCAGGGTGGCCGCCTTCTTCGATCTGGACAAAACCATCATCGCCATGAGCTCCACCTACGCCTACGGCCGGGAATTCATGCAGAACGGACTGATTTCACCGGTGACGGCGCTGCAACTCTCGCTGGCACAGGCCACCTACATGTTCGCTGGCCACACCAGTGAACAGATGGACAATACCCGCGACCAACTCACCGCCATGGTGCGGGGCTGGGATGTGCAACAGGTCCGCACCATCGCTGAGGAGACCATGCAGACCGTGGTCACCCCGACCATCTACGCCGAGGCCCGCGAACTCATCGACTACCACCGGGAACGTGGACACGATGTCATCATCATCTCCGCATCCGTGAAGGAACTGGTGGAGCCGATCGCCCGGGAACTCGGTGTCAACCAGACGGTGAGCACCACCCTGGAGACCATCGACGGCCGTTACACCGGGGAGGTCCTCTTCTACTGCAAGGGGGCCGCCAAACAACAGGCCGTCCTCAACCTGGCGGATCAGCACGGTTATGACCTCGAGAGCAGCTATGCCTACTCCGATGCGGCAACGGACATCCCCATGCTCGACATCGTCGGGCACCCGGTGGCGGTCAATCCCGACCGGGCGCTGAAGAAGGCCGCACTGGAGCGTGGCTGGGACATCCTGAGCTTCAAGAACCCGGAACCGCTCTTCCAGATGCCGAGCACCAGGGAGATGGGTATCGGCACCGGTGTGGTGGCCGGCATCGCCGCCGTGACCGCAGGTGGCATCTGGTGGGCCAGACGCGCCAGGCGCGGCAGCGCCTGA